The Pectinophora gossypiella unplaced genomic scaffold, ilPecGoss1.1 Pgos_107, whole genome shotgun sequence genome includes a window with the following:
- the LOC126380821 gene encoding uncharacterized protein LOC126380821, which produces MKKAVQNKITHAGSRETGESSLRPPFVCGGGCDRSVGSQSLRKPETETASNAQPGHDSRASTPSALSEARVVLERTPTPDSTPAPSADDASPGPNAQRKTRRTGPSLASSSDEASSLRTVRSMESVTSLPEGKLWRKRKPVSLSEPSSDDEDRASGTTRGSPVLRARAKRGRGRPPTTGEYVGLAKAKAELNRAMREELMLQAEKEVAESAKRVFSLRGSVTESELARTDSGSEPGPETVADLYQKAKDAAAIIENVACKSGRLKGTFVRALKDSTKLIVEVLDVLRATSANDETRNLQAQNTRLQKALDDQQKEIETLRLEMRQVRNSLGASKDGTQPAPAPATLTETPASEGLRPEPALQVARAKPAKRTNPPLPESSRATSDKDGDLAAQIISQVGFMIDAKLAGLEDRLLPPKVLRPPLAADRKNAQSYAAAAKTSAGSARSPAAVVARMATAATAGTTRASPLVAPRGPAAVDSGQTSAPSKKRKRGPRGRRSKAGNGGQGEARPLPSRSAGDGWTVVGKGRKKKAAPVQPPQRPKAPKLRTPRTAAVVMQLQPAAAETGATYADILREAKSKVDLQSLGISNLRIRKAVTGARVLELAGASSTEKADTLAEKLRESLSGDVVKVSRPIKCAQMRVMGLDDSVTAQEVVEAVAKAGGCAVDAIKAGAIREGASGMGSLLVSCPIAAAKKVAQGRLLVGWTSARVRVLEPRPLRCFRCHEVGHTHALCESEVDRSTQCFRCGQTGHQSSTCSATPHCTVCEAARRPAEHRLGSSQCTAQSKTKRKVRKGPQAPLRPSHPQAAGRAGTEPMNTN; this is translated from the coding sequence ATGAAAAAAGCGGTTCAAAATAAGATTACCCACGCTGGCAGCCGGGAAACCGGTGAATCCAGTTTAAGGCCCCCATTCGTATGTGGGGGGGGCTGCGATCGCTCCGTAGGCTCGCAGAGCCTCCGTAAACCCGAGACTGAAACGGCGTCCAACGCCCAACCCGGACATGACTCTCGCGCGTCAACTCCATCCGCGCTTTCCGAAGCGCGGGTGGTGTTGGAGCGCACCCCAACACCTGACTCGACCCCAGCACCAAGTGCTGATGATGCTTCCCCTGGGCCGAACGCCCAGCGAAAGACAAGACGGACTGGTCCTAGCCTCGCTTCATCCTCGGATGAAGCGAGCAGTCTACGGACTGTACGCTCCATGGAGAGCGTGACCTCCCTCCCAGAGGGCAAACTGTGGCGCAAGCGCAAACCAGTTTCGCTCTCGGAACCGTCCTCTGACGACGAGGACCGGGCGTCGGGAACGACGCGCGGCTCGCCTGTCTTGAGGGCGCGGGCCAAGAGAGGTAGAGGTCGCCCTCCCACCACAGGAGAATACGTTGGCCTTGCCAAGGCTAAAGCTGAGCTCAACCGCGCCATGCGGGAAGAGCTCATGCTCCAAGCCGAGAAGGAGGTGGCCGAATCGGCTAAGAGGGTGTTCTCGCTCCGCGGCTCTGTAACAGAGTCGGAGTTGGCGAGAACCGATTCTGGCTCGGAACCTGGCCCTGAAACAGTCGCCGACCTCTATCAGAAGGCGAAGGATGCAGCCGCGATCATTGAGAACGTGGCTTGCAAATCCGGCCGACTGAAAGGCACCTTCGTGCGCGCCCTGAAGGACTCCACGAAATTAATCGTGGAAGTCCTGGACGTTCTCCGCGCCACGTCGGCGAATGACGAAACGCGCAATCTGCAAGCGCAGAACACCCGCCTGCAGAAAGCGTTAGACGACCAGCAGAAGGAGATCGAGACCCTTCGGCTGGAGATGCGCCAAGTGAGGAACTCGCTGGGCGCATCTAAGGATGGGACGCAGCCAGCGCCAGCGCCTGCAACTCTCACAGAGACCCCGGCCTCTGAGGGTCTGCGCCCTGAGCCGGCCCTACAAGTTGCACGCGCTAAGCCGGCAAAGAGGACGAACCCGCCGCTGCCTGAGAGCAGTAGAGCCACGTCCGACAAAGATGGAGACCTCGCCGCGCAGATCATAAGCCAGGTGGGCTTTATGATCGATGCGAAGTTGGCGGGTCTAGAGGATAGGCTCCTGCCTCCAAAGGTGTTGCGCCCTCCGCTAGCGGCGGACCGCAAGAACGCGCAGTCCTACGCGGCCGCGGCTAAGACCTCCGCTGGCTCAGCGAGGAGCCCCGCTGCAGTTGTGGCCAGGATGGCGACTGCCGCTACAGCTGGCACCACACGTGCCTCGCCGCTCGTGGCCCCTCGTGGCCCAGCCGCGGTTGATAGTGGCCAAACCTCCGCACCCTCTAAGAAGAGAAAGAGGGGTCCCAGGGGGAGAAGGAGCAAGGCAGGGAATGGCGGCCAAGGCGAGGCCCGACCCCTACCTTCAAGGTCTGCCGGCGACGGCTGGACCGTTGTCGGCAAAGGCCGAAAGAAGAAGGCGGCTCCTGTTCAACCGCCACAACGCCCCAAGGCGCCCAAACTGCGCACCCCCCGCACAGCGGCGGTGGTGATGCAGTTGCAGCCAGCGGCGGCGGAAACCGGAGCCACCTATGCGGATATCCTGAGGGAGGCAAAGTCCAAGGTTGACCTGCAGAGCCTCGGAATCTCCAACCTCAGGATCCGCAAAGCGGTAACTGGCGCGAGAGTGCTGGAGCTAGCGGGCGCCTCGAGCACTGAGAAGGCTGACACCTTAGCCGAAAAGCTAAGGGAGTCACTGAGCGGGGACGTAGTGAAAGTCTCCAGACCCATTAAGTGCGCGCAAATGCGAGTCATGGGACTGGATGACTCCGTCACCGCTCAGGAGGTGGTGGAGGCAGTGGCCAAAGCCGGTGGCTGCGCGGTGGATGCCATTAAGGCCGGTGCCATCCGCGAGGGCGCGAGCGGCATGGGCTCTCTGCTCGTGAGCTGCCCCATAGCGGCTGCCAAAAAGGTAGCCCAGGGTCGCCTTCTCGTGGGTTGGACCTCGGCCCGAGTCAGGGTGCTGGAGCCGCGTCCGCTGCGGTGCTTCCGGTGCCATGAAGTCGGGCACACGCACGCTCTGTGcgagtccgaggtggaccgAAGCACCCAGTGCTTCCgatgcggccaaaccggccaccAGTCTTCCACGTGTTCCGCCACCCCGCACTGTacagtgtgcgaggcggcgCGAAGACCGGCGGAACACCGATTGGGCAGTTCACAATGTACTGCCCAATCTAAGACTAAGCGGAAGGTTCGCAAAGGCCCGCAGGCCCCCTTGCGACCTTCCCACCCGCAAGCCGCGGGACGAGCCGGCACCGAGCCAATGAACACCAACTAA